The proteins below come from a single Tigriopus californicus strain San Diego chromosome 3, Tcal_SD_v2.1, whole genome shotgun sequence genomic window:
- the LOC131877835 gene encoding protein mesh-like — protein sequence MYPFFDKGGNDGNGDFQLNIRDTQPLINKQLNFLLPFMGFGFNYTWLSLHGYLSFSESPIQFPEYPLQFPIRDWPRVDDPSFIGIFYSRCKVGQLNGNEMEEYAKKRPGVYFRLERDLYTRKDQFGVEIRERAKWDIRQGMVGAETFEPKHVIISTWKNVSFGGGIPTARRITNTFQSVIVTDEVRTYAIFIYEWMGWTTHTEAGGDTTQGQGGVPAFVGFNAGNGTKSYEYLPYSQTTYIRDLPGTGGANGFPGRHIFRIDEKILPGVCIRDLIGTNLPLTFAPENGHMLGGAMVNMTGPCFQLNMRLTCRFNTKDSEGVVLNQNRASCIMPWTEAEGWVDFEISLNGGPFYWKGRIYVEPPNVSPALVWFDDEQFHLTDPKDMTLMWDPYNLTMNTEAKVTISLWGYKENNIEPELMYIDVLETSETNDGKIMISPKSFQDRDNGEELRECKMGFIKINLTNPIQEVGMKNSPAIWSRPMPLGWYFSDQWRRYEGNDWVQKMCDRWIAKDRLLKNFANELPMCPCLLRQANVDRGRYAPDFECDQDGNTQCFYHQGAQHCVVSGIPNYDGSGQQCCYDLAGYLMLSSDNKWGGKPLRHHNLGLLPWNEANKIPTLSHWLADIMPFYPCCLWQDEQSSGCQNYRFERRSSQDCVGYQPPGGGTVFGDPHVYTFDGFKFTFNGKGEYVLVRANSPRVKLDVQGRFEQVKDSPYGEVMATMLTAVAAKDNVSATVEVRLRPEYAQWRYKLDVLVDSQPIYFDRYPQKIQHFPGVTVYTPSQILNQSHVVIMFQSGAGVEVLENKHYMAVRVYMPWEFINQTRGLMGNWTFDQDDDFTLPDGSTKTVSESLSLDTIHSSFGNLWVVHDKETEGIGKSLFTHSNGMSSNSYYESKFEPNFEEEPEIPENVTWVDKNLVEATCGESLECQYDYSVTLSREFAIFTKYYQDQFINIREGVLKPEARVISCGALATPANGRKSTFAFTPGTMVKFDCDPDYVLVGERRRWCYDSGDWNWAENGEAQCIPQSQYNSQRAGITTAIVLAVLVPLGLIGFYIVVKLRQNAQY from the exons ATGTATCCGTTCTTCGATAAGGGTGGAAATGATGGAAATGGCGATTTCCAATTGAATATCCGTGACACACAACCGCTTATAAAtaagcaattgaattttctacTACCCTTCATGGGGTTCGGTTTCAACTACACTTGGCTGTCTTTGCACGGCTATCTGTCGTTTTCTGAATCTCCCATCCAATTCCCCGAATACCCGCTTCAATTTCCCATCCGCGATTGGCCGAGAGTCGATGACCCTTCCtttattggcattttttacTCAAGATGTAAGGTGGGACAGctcaatggaaatgaaatggaggAGTATGCTAAAAAGCGCCCAGGAGTCTACTTTAG ACTTGAGCGCGATCTGTATACCAGAAAAGATCAGTTTGGAGTTGAAATTCGGGAACGAGCCAAGTGGGATATTCGTCAGGGAATGGTTGGTGCGGAaacttttgaaccaaaacaCGTCATCATTTCCACTTGGAAGAATGTTTCATTTGGCGGAGGCATTCCGACAGCCAGACGGATC ACAAATACCTTTCAATCCGTTATCGTTACTGACGAGGTTCGAACTTATGCCATATTTATATACGAATGGATGGGATGGACAACTCACACAGAG gCCGGCGGGGACACAACCCAAGGTCAAGGTGGAGTTCCAGCTTTTGTGGGTTTTAACGctggaaatggaaccaaatcGTACGAATACCTGCCGTATTCTCAAACCACTTACATCAGAGATCTCCCCGGAACTGGAGGGGCCAACGGGTTTCCGGGTCGGCACATCTTTCGCATTGACGAGAAAATTCTGCCGGGAGTGTGTATTCGGGATCTAA TTGGAACAAACCTGCCTTTGACGTTCGCGCCAGAAAATGGCCACATGTTGGGCGGGGCCATGGTCAACATGACTGGTCCATGTTTTCAGCTAAATATGCGACTGACGTGCAGATTTAACACCAAAGATAGTGAAGGTGTGGTCCTAAACCAAAACAGGGCCTCCTGCATCATGCCATGGACGGAAGCCGAGGGATGGGTGGATTTTGAAATCAGCTTGAATGGAGGTCCCTTCTATTGGAAAGGACGAATCTATGTCG AGCCCCCAAACGTGTCTCCGGCTTTGGTTTGGTTCGACGATGAACAGTTTCATCTCACAGACCCGAAAGATATGACCTTGATGTGGGACCCTTACAATCTAACCATGAACACCGAGGCAAAAGTCACTATTTCACTTTGGGGTTACAAG GAAAATAACATTGAGCCGGAATTGATGTACATCGACGTTCTCGAAACCAGTGAAACCAACGATGGCAAAATAATGATATCTCCGAAGTCTTTTCAAGACCGTGACAATGGCGAAGAGCTCAGAGAATGCAAGATGGGCTTTATTAAGATCAACCTGACCAATCCCATTCAGGAAGTGGGAATGAAAAATTCGCC AGCAATTTGGAGCAGGCCTATGCCTTTGGGTTGGTATTTTTCCGACCAATGGCGAAGATATGAGGGAAACGATTGGGTTCAAAAAATGTGCGATAGATGGATCGCCAAAGATCGCCTGCTAAAGAATTTCGCCAATGAACTTCCCATG TGCCCATGCCTTTTGCGACAAGCCAACGTTGACCGGGGGCGATATGCACCAGACTTTGAATGCGATCAAGACGGAAATACCCAATGTTTTTATCATCAAGGAGCTCAACACTGCGTCGTTTCTGGAATCCCCAA CTATGATGGATCCGGACAACAATGTTGTTATGATCTAGCCGGTTATCTAATGTTATCGTCAGATAACAAATGGGGTGGAAAGCCGTTGCGTCACCACAATCTTGGCTTGCTTCCGTGGAACGAGGCCAACAAGATCCCGACTTTGTCTCATTGGCTGGCTGATATCATGCCCTTTTATCCGTGTTGTCTCTGGCAAGATGAGCAGTCCAGCGGATGTCAAAACTATCGATTCGAAAGACGAAGCTCACAAGACTGTGTGGGCTATCAGCCTCCGGGCGGAGGGACGGTCTTTGGCGATCCCCATGTTTATACCTTTGATGGATTCAAGTTCACTTTCAATGGTAAGGGAGAGTATGTGCTCGTTCGGGCCAATTCCCCCCGAGTGAAGCTGGACGTGCAAGGTCGATTTGAACAAGTCAAGGACTCTCCGTATGGCGAGGTCATGGCCACCATGTTGACCGCCGTGGCTGCTAAGGACAATGTCTCGGCCACAGTCGAGGTTCGTCTCCGCCCTGAGTATGCCCAGTGGCGGTACAAACTTGACGTTTTGGTGGATTCCCAACCCATCTACTTTGATCGATATCCGCAAAAGATTCAACATTTCCCGGGAGTCACAGTCTATACACcaagtcagattttgaatcaaagtcaCGTCGTCATTATGTTTCAATCCGGAGCCGGTGTTGAGGTCCTAGAAAACAAACACTATATGGCTGTTCGAGTCTATATGCCTTGGGAATTTATA AATCAAACCCGAGGGCTCATGGGCAATTGGACATTCGACCAAGATGATGATTTCACTCTCCCCGATGGATCCACTAAAACTGTGTCGGAGTCACTGAGCCTGGACACTATCCATAGCTCTTTTGGCAACTTGT GGGTGGTTCATGACAAGGAAACGGAGGGAATCGGCAAATCCCTATTCACGCACAGCAATGGCATGTCTTCCAATTCATATTATGAATCAAAGTTTGAACCTAATTTTGAGGAAGAGCCCGAGATCCCCGAAAATGT GACGTGGGTGGACAAGAATTTGGTTGAAGCCACTTGTGGCGAGTCCTTGGAATGTCAGTATGACTATTCTGTGACGTTGAGCCGGGAATTTGCCATCTTCACCAAATACTACCAAGATCAATTCATCAACATAAGGGAAGGGGTCTTGAAACCAGAAGCTAGAG TGATTTCATGTGGCGCGTTAGCGACTCCGGCAAATGGGAGAAAGAGCACATTCGCCTTCACACCGGGCACTATGGTGAAATTTGATTGTGATCCTGATTACGTTTTGGTTGGTGAGAGAAGGCGATGGTGTTACGACAGTGGCGACTGGAATTGGGCCGAAAATGGCGAGGCTCAGTGCATTC CTCAATCCCAGTACAACTCTCAAAGGGCAGGAATCACCACTGCGATTGTCCTGGCTGTTCTCGTTCCTTTGGGTCTTATTGGCTTCTACATTGTAGTGAAACTACGGCAAAATGCCCAATACTAG
- the LOC131877843 gene encoding uncharacterized protein LOC131877843 produces the protein MSTNDLRDQLDGLTTNPNRIELDSRPMRCNSQGLKGHQAFKKKIKKDARRGGRYRTQPVTFTEIQEVDENPSLATHASIQDQLKETTSGSMNESFGVETHPQSLKLQFENFSRSITIKAPLKSASLAPNPIDHNEDADEGMDQLGQLSMPTVFRGSNRANDVDIDFPEGFSFKCRPSI, from the exons ATGTCAACTAATGATCTCCGTGATCAATTAGATGGCCTTACAACGAACCCAAATCGGATTGAACTGGACTCCAGACCAATGCGATGCAACTCACAG GGTTTGAAAGGACACCAGGCGTTCAAGAAGAAAATTAAGAAAGATGCCAGGAGAGGAGGAAGGTATCGAACCCAACCAGTGACATTTACGGAAATTCAG GAAGTGGATGAGAATCCCAGCCTAGCCACTCATGCCAGCATACAAGATCAACTCAAGGAGACAACTTCGGGGAGCATGAACGAATCGTTTGGAGTTGAGACGCATCCCCAAAGCCTTAAATTACAGTTCGAAAATTTTTCCCGGTCAATAACCATAAAGGCTCCCCTAAAATCGGCCAGCCTCGCCCCTAACCCGATCGATCATAACGAAGACGCAGATGAGGGCATGGACCAACTTGGTCAACTCTCGATGCCGACAGTTTTTCGTGGGTCAAATCGAGCGAATGATGTCGATATTGATTTTCCCGAAggattttccttcaaatgtcGACCCTCAATATAA
- the LOC131877600 gene encoding gastric triacylglycerol lipase-like isoform X2 — MALTNKFLIFLLLHYCGALNTHGASEERISSSTYLVQANSDSLPVPEMVKKYGYKCEEHEYQTSDGYVNVLHRLLPQQPESLARKAVFLQHGLLGTSADFVMGSPEKSLGYILVDNGFDVWLGNARGNIYSRKHINLSINSDAYWDFSFDEMGMFDLPAAIHYILDRNTNSTQLDYIGHSMGTTMFWVAMDQNESWMKARIRMMFALAPVAQVQHIRSPIRLLAPFSNQVEFLFRILGIRQFEPTTTAMQLFEKYVCDETMFQLKLCEDALFLLCGFDQKQMNLTLLPIILGHEPGGTSTKTIIHFAQMVSSKAFRKFDLGYFGNLKHYGQSSPPKYQLRSVALPVTLLWSDNDWLADPQDVDQLVKTLPNIQESYHVPMPEFNHIDFLWGLNATEYVYKKILLTLDKRT; from the exons ATGGCTCTGACCAACAAATTTCTGATCTTTTTAT TACTACATTATTGTGGAGCATTGAACACTCATGGAGCGTCGGAGGAGCGAATTTCATCTTCAACCTATCTCGTGCAGGCCAACTCAGACTCTCTGCCTGTT CCggaaatggtcaaaaaataCGGTTACAAATGTGAGGAGCATGAGTATCAGACATCGGATGGCTATGTGAATGTCCTACACCGACTTCTTCCGCAACAACCAGAAAGCCTTGCACGAAAAGCTGTTTTCTTACAACATGGATTACTTGGGACGTCAGCCGATTTTGTTATGGGCTCCCCGGAAAAAAGCTTGG GATATATTTTGGTGGACAATGGCTTTGATGTTTGGCTGGGAAATGCCCGGGGTAACATCTACTCTCGCAAACATATCAACTTGTCCATCAACAGTGACGCATACTGGGACTTCTCATTTGATGAGATGGGCATGTTTGATCTTCCGGCTGCCATTCATTACATTCTGGACAGGAACACCAATTCAACCCAACTCGACTACATAGGCCACTCCATGGGCACCACGATGTTTTGGGTCGCCATGGATCAAAACGAATCCTGGATGAAAGCGCGAATTCGCATGATGTTTGCATTGGCGCCAGTAGCTCAAGTGCAACATATCCGGAGCCCAATTAGACTTCTGGCTCCCTTTTCCAATCAAGTAGAG TTCTTGTTCAGAATCCTCGGAATCCGACAGTTTGAGCCAACAACTACGGCAATGCAGCTCTTTGAAAAATACGTTTGTGATGAGACCatgttccaattgaaattgtgcGAAGACGCCCTTTTCTTGCTCTGCGGCTTTGATCAAAAGCAAATGAATTTG ACTCTCCTCCCCATCATATTGGGGCATGAACCTGGCGGTACTTCGACTAAAACTATAATCCATTTTGCACAAATGGTTAGCTCCAAAGCATTTCGGAAATTTGATCTCGGATATTTCGGAAACTTAAAACACTACGGACAAtcaagtcctccaaaataCCAATTGAGATCTGTTGCTTTGCCAGTAACATTGTTGTGGAGTGACAATGATTGGCTGGCAGATCCACAA GATGTTGACCAATTGGTGAAGACGCTGCCAAACATTCAAGAATCGTATCATGTCCCTATGCCAGAATTTAACCACATTGACTTTTTGTGGGGTCTGAATGCAACTGAGTAtgtttacaaaaaaatattgctaaCGTTGGACAAACGTACTTGA
- the LOC131877600 gene encoding gastric triacylglycerol lipase-like isoform X1: MALTNKFLIFLSFHLVLHYCGALNTHGASEERISSSTYLVQANSDSLPVPEMVKKYGYKCEEHEYQTSDGYVNVLHRLLPQQPESLARKAVFLQHGLLGTSADFVMGSPEKSLGYILVDNGFDVWLGNARGNIYSRKHINLSINSDAYWDFSFDEMGMFDLPAAIHYILDRNTNSTQLDYIGHSMGTTMFWVAMDQNESWMKARIRMMFALAPVAQVQHIRSPIRLLAPFSNQVEFLFRILGIRQFEPTTTAMQLFEKYVCDETMFQLKLCEDALFLLCGFDQKQMNLTLLPIILGHEPGGTSTKTIIHFAQMVSSKAFRKFDLGYFGNLKHYGQSSPPKYQLRSVALPVTLLWSDNDWLADPQDVDQLVKTLPNIQESYHVPMPEFNHIDFLWGLNATEYVYKKILLTLDKRT, from the exons ATGGCTCTGACCAACAAATTTCTGATCTTTTTAT CTTTCCATCTAGTACTACATTATTGTGGAGCATTGAACACTCATGGAGCGTCGGAGGAGCGAATTTCATCTTCAACCTATCTCGTGCAGGCCAACTCAGACTCTCTGCCTGTT CCggaaatggtcaaaaaataCGGTTACAAATGTGAGGAGCATGAGTATCAGACATCGGATGGCTATGTGAATGTCCTACACCGACTTCTTCCGCAACAACCAGAAAGCCTTGCACGAAAAGCTGTTTTCTTACAACATGGATTACTTGGGACGTCAGCCGATTTTGTTATGGGCTCCCCGGAAAAAAGCTTGG GATATATTTTGGTGGACAATGGCTTTGATGTTTGGCTGGGAAATGCCCGGGGTAACATCTACTCTCGCAAACATATCAACTTGTCCATCAACAGTGACGCATACTGGGACTTCTCATTTGATGAGATGGGCATGTTTGATCTTCCGGCTGCCATTCATTACATTCTGGACAGGAACACCAATTCAACCCAACTCGACTACATAGGCCACTCCATGGGCACCACGATGTTTTGGGTCGCCATGGATCAAAACGAATCCTGGATGAAAGCGCGAATTCGCATGATGTTTGCATTGGCGCCAGTAGCTCAAGTGCAACATATCCGGAGCCCAATTAGACTTCTGGCTCCCTTTTCCAATCAAGTAGAG TTCTTGTTCAGAATCCTCGGAATCCGACAGTTTGAGCCAACAACTACGGCAATGCAGCTCTTTGAAAAATACGTTTGTGATGAGACCatgttccaattgaaattgtgcGAAGACGCCCTTTTCTTGCTCTGCGGCTTTGATCAAAAGCAAATGAATTTG ACTCTCCTCCCCATCATATTGGGGCATGAACCTGGCGGTACTTCGACTAAAACTATAATCCATTTTGCACAAATGGTTAGCTCCAAAGCATTTCGGAAATTTGATCTCGGATATTTCGGAAACTTAAAACACTACGGACAAtcaagtcctccaaaataCCAATTGAGATCTGTTGCTTTGCCAGTAACATTGTTGTGGAGTGACAATGATTGGCTGGCAGATCCACAA GATGTTGACCAATTGGTGAAGACGCTGCCAAACATTCAAGAATCGTATCATGTCCCTATGCCAGAATTTAACCACATTGACTTTTTGTGGGGTCTGAATGCAACTGAGTAtgtttacaaaaaaatattgctaaCGTTGGACAAACGTACTTGA
- the LOC131878117 gene encoding serine/threonine-protein kinase BRSK2-like translates to MSTKDRTESSDKGPLAKSTANSGSTNAGNPTTKPAIPYEAHQYVGPYRLEKTLGKGQTGLVKLGTHCVLGKKVAIKIINKDKLTESVLQKVEREIAIMKLIEHPHVLGLHDVYENRKYLYLVLEHVPGGELFDYLVKKGRLTPKEARRFFRQIISALDFCHSHSICHRDLKPENLLLDDKNNIKVADFGMASLQPMGSMLETSCGSPHYACPEVIRGEKYDGRRADVWSCGVILYALLVGALPFDDDNLRQLLEKVKRGQFHIPHFVPPDCQNLLRGMIEINPEKRLTLKDVNRHPWACAGGKGELELEAPMMEVVQTHIIPARDTIDEDVLRAITSLGCFKDKDKLVECLLEPNHNTEKVIYFLLLDRKKRRPSYEDESDVVVRNRCGSQDPPKKRIDSYSWKNGFAYSQLSRGSPMTPRRQLYSPCPRRKEIDTLSGVGIRSVGSRRRQFSASPTHNNNTQHVSTSPLPSPKLQRQSSPRLAPSSQMKDPAQHALDTSAPLTGASPHSNHDTDQLLPTPPGSPSTAHWRSRLNSIKNNLLGSPRFHRRKMQGFEESVTPTPESSPELTKRSWFGSLISTDKDETYTIIVKGKSLAQIKADLIHAFLSITDLQHNVISPLSFHLEYKRGSTAPTMFQRQVKMQVDMSHVSSIDRGPEALFAITFTLISGNIRRFRRICEHTQSVVSVVRRPPPHSPRAQRKATSKSTSKSSSNADISESSSCNSEMSERLCEKPQPHNQGSSFAPTRQGHRQIPNVNGNEMSRPSSRASEKSNGTCNQESMEANENTLNVRKKSTDHCKSDVLLSRVVVSSTPPILPVGSNEVEDNTNSKDSKGIIIHRFGPEPSKRPPLADESIFHPVNSLLSSFGEERKAHSSPSSTSPPGSHPAQTAFPVHLPHPAQPAVPPSSTSSSSSSKADDSNSRV, encoded by the exons ATGTCAACCAAAGATCGCACCGAATCATCAGATAAGGGCCCTTTGGCCAAGTCCACGGCCAATTCGGGGTCGACAAATGCTGGAAATCCAACGACAAAACCAGCAATTCCCTATGAAGCCCATCAATATGTAGGTCCTTACCGATTAGAGAAGACATTGGGTAAAGGTCAAACTG GCTTAGTCAAATTGGGTACACATTGTGTGTTAGGGAAGAAAGTAGCCATTAAAATCATTAACAAGGATAAATTGACTGAATCTGTTCTTCAAAAAGTGGAGCGGGAAATCGCCATCATGAAGTTGATTGAGCATCCTCATGTTTTGGGTTTACATGATGTGTATGAAAACCGAAAATACTT ATATTTGGTGCTGGAACACGTTCCTGGAGGAGAGTTGTTTGACTATCTAGTAAAAAAAGGCCGACTCACTCCCAAGGAAGCAAGAAGATTTTTTAGACAAATTATATCTGCCTTGGACTTTTGTCATAGCCATTCAATTTG TCATCGTGACCTAAAGCctgaaaatttgcttttggacGATAAGAATAACATCAAAGTGGCCGACTTTGGGATGGCCTCTCTACAACCGATGGGCTCCATGTTGGAAACAAGTTGTGGATCGCCTCATTACGCCTGTCCTGAAGTTATTCGT GGAGAAAAATACGACGGCCGCCGAGCTGATGTTTGGTCGTGTGGCGTAATTCTATACGCTCTTTTGGTTGGAGCGCTGCCTTTTGACGACGACAATTTGCGTCAATtgttggaaaaagtgaaacgAGGCCAGTTCCACATTCCACATTTTGTACCACCGGACTGTCAAAATTTATTGCGGGGAATGATCGAAATCAATCCCGAAAAACGGTTAACG CTGAAAGATGTCAATCGACACCCTTGGGCATGTGCTGGAGGCAAGGGCGAGCTCGAACTTGAAGCTCCAATGATGGAGGTTGTCCAAACTCATATTATTCCAGCCCGAGATACTATAGATGAGGACGTGCTAAGGGCAATAACTTCCTTGGGTTGTTTCAAGGATAAGGATAAACTTGTAGAATGTTTGTTGGAACCCAATCATAATACCG AGAAAGTTATATATTTTCTACTCCTGGATCGAAAAAAACGACGCCCATCGTATGAAGATGAGTCCGACGTCGTCGTGCGGAACAGATGTGGGTCCCAAGATCCTCCCAAGAAAAGAATAGACTCATATAGCTGGAAAAACGGTTTTGCTTACTCGCAACTCAGTAGGGGCTCACCAATGACACCGCGACGCCAACTCTATAGTCCATGTCCAAGGCGTAAAGAAATCGATACCCTATCAGGAGTTGGAATTAGATCAGTGGG GTCTCGGCGTCGACAATTCAGCGCATCGCCCACCCACAACAACAATACTCAGCATGTTTCCACATCCCCATTACCGTCTCCCAAGTTGCAAAGACAGTCGTCGCCTCGATTAGCTCCCTCATCTCAAATGAAGGATCCTGCTCAACATGCCCTGGACACTTCTGCACCGTTAACGGGCGCATCTCCTCATA GCAACCACGATACGGATCAGCTTTTGCCGACACCGCCTGGATCGCCCTCAACAGCTCATTGGAGGAGCAGGTTAAACTCGATCAAAAATAACTTATTGGGGTCCCCAAGATTTCATAGGCGCAAAATGCAAG GGTTCGAGGAATCTGTCACACCAACGCCCGAGTCTTCGCCTGAATTAACCAAACGGTCTTGGTTTGGAAGTCTCATTTCCACTGACAAAGATGAGACCTACACCATTATTGTCAAGGGAAAATCGTTGGCACAAATCAAGGCGGATTTGATTCATGCATTCCTTTCG ATCACTGATCTTCAACATAACGTGATTTCTCCGCTGTCATTTCATTTGGAGTACAAGCGCGGCAGTACTGCTCCAACCATGTTCCAAAGACAAGTGAAGATGCAAGTTGATATGAGCCACGTTAGCTCGATTGATCGAGGACCAGAGGCATTATTCGCCATCACATTTACTTTAATTTCTG GAAATATTCGGCGCTTCCGTAGAATTTGCGAACACACTCAAAGTGTAGTGTCCGTTGTTCGCCGTCCACCTCCTCATTCTCCAAGAGCTCAGCGTAAAGCTACCTCTAAGTCTACTTCGAAATCGTCCTCTAATGCTGATATAAGTGAAAGTTCATCGTGCAATTCAGAAATGTCTGAGAGGCTTTGTGAAAAGCCACAACCACACAACCAAGGGAGTTCTTTCGCTCCAACTCGACAAGGACATCGGCAG ATACCCAATGTTAATGGAAACGAAATGTCACGACCTTCATCAAGGGCTTCCGAAAAGTCTAATGGAACGTGCAATCAAGAATCTATGGAAGCTAACGAAAACACGCTTAATGTTCGGAAGAAGTCCACCGATCATTGCAAATCCGATGTGCTTTTGTCCCGTGTGGTCGTTTCCTCGACCCCTCCGATTCTCCCTGTTGGTTCCAACGAGGTTGAAGACAACACGAACTCCAAGGATTCCAAgggcatcatcatccatcgATTTGGTCCGGAACCTTCCAAGCGCCCTCCGCTAGCAGATGAGTCCATATTCCATCCAGTCAATTCTCTACTTTCATCGTTCGGGGAGGAGAGAAAAGCACATTCCTCGCCGTCTTCGACTTCGCCGCCCGGGTCCCACCCGGCCCAAACGGCCTTTCCGGTACACCTGCCTCACCCGGCACAGCCAGCGGTGCCCCCGTCATCgacgtcgtcgtcatcgtcgtccaAAGCGGATGATTCGAATTCTCGAGTTTGA
- the LOC131878118 gene encoding calpain clp-1-like: MGCATSFFKVVSCKATIPLDRQSTPQNSNGALEHVRSRSDDNRFLSKQVHLDSLDKFGLTDPNGISSISNGSHDGFYEDPDFPAQPSSLFFSPKSISELESYTWKRPYQLSKTPQLYVDGTSRRDVLQGSLGDCWLLSTCAAVAKREDLLHRVISPTQVLFGPEYTGLIRLNMWRFGKWQTIIIDDRLPQRNGKYCYSRCLDENEFWVALLEKAVAKMHGSYEAIEGGMPIEAMVDLTGGLAERYELSDSTMHRTLYRYLRRSFASQAFITCSRKGDWRQAHKADQNGLVQGHAYTITGLFRVNEGKCGKCHLIRVRNPWGDQNEWKGPWSDNDANWKLLENSTKQSMGFHNKVDGEFWMDFFSDFCHEFEEVSICTLGPDFDHDGEVDKLISSTTVFGEWIKGQSAGGSRNNLERFATNPQFRLDILEAEKPLEEGSRSENSRYSQLIISLSQEHQRCVDDKKMKLLQIGFCLYGAKGSSWLNLQHFKQHKDLGTSGPYINYREVFARFELLPGSYIIIPATFESNIESNFMVRVFSGAKFSLSRIK; this comes from the exons ATGGGATGTGCAACGAGCTTTTTCAAAGTCGTATCTTGTAAAGCAACAATACCGCTTGACAGACAAAGCACAcctcaaaattcaaatggtGCCCTGGAGCACGTACGATCTAGATCCGACGACAATCGATTTCTTTCGAAACAGGTGCATCTCGATTCACTGGACAAATTTGGACTTACTGATCCCAACggaatttcaagcatttcaaatggttCTCACGATGGCTTTTATGAAGACCCTGACTTCCCTGCCCAGCCATCCTCGCTTTTCTTCAGCCCAAAAAGTATCTCCGAACTTGAGAGCTACACATGGAAGCGACCATATCAGTTATCCAAAACACCCCAACTGTATGTGGACGGGACGAGCCGGAGAGATGTTCTCCAAGGAAGTTTAGGTGATTGTTGGCTCTTGTCTACTTGTGCAGCAGTCGCGAAACGAGAAGATCTATTGCACCGGGTGATTTCTCCAACGCAGGTGCTTTTTGGGCCAGAATACACTGGTCTCATAAGGTTGAATATGTGGCGATTTGGAAAATGGcaaaccatcatcatcgacGATCGCCTCCCCCAacgaaatggaaaatattgttATTCACGATGCTTGGatgaaaatgagttttggGTGGCTTTACTAGAAAAGGCCGTTGCCAAAATGCATGGCAGCTACGAAGCCATTGAAGGCGGAATGCCCATTGAAGCCATGGTAGACTTGACCGGGGGTCTAGCTGAGCGATACGAATTAAGTGATTCCACTATGCATAGGACACTGTATAG GTACCTCAGACGATCTTTTGCGTCACAAGCTTTCATAACTTGCTCAAGGAAAGGAGATTGGCGTCAAGCTCACAAGGCTGATCAGAATGGATTGGTTCAAGGACACGCTTACACAATAACTGGCCTCTTCAGGGTCAATGAGGGCAAGTGCGGAAAATGTCATCTTATCCGAGTTAGGAATCCTTGGGGAGATCAAAACGAATGGAAAG GTCCCTGGAGCGATAACGACGCCAATTGGAAATTGCTGGAAAACTCAACAAAGCAATCAATGGGATTCCATAATAAAGTGGATGGGGAGTTTTGGATGGATTTCTTCTCTGACTTCTGCCATGAATTTGAGGAAGTCAGTATATGTACCTTAGGTCCAGATTTCGATCATGATGGGGAAGTTGATAAATTGATTTCATCAACAACGGTCTTTGGAGAGTGGATAAAGGGCCAATCTGCGGGAGGGAGCAGAAATAATCTGGAACGGTTTGCCACCAACCCGCAATTTCGGCTGGACATTCTTGAAGCAGAAAAGCCGTTGGAGGAAGGCTCAAGATCAGAAAACTCTCGTTACAGTCAATTGATCATTAGCTTGTCCCAAGAACACCAACGGTGTGtagatgacaaaaaaatgaaattgctgcaaattggtttttgtttgtaCGGGGCAAAGGGTTCTTCGTGGTTAAATTTGCAACATTTCAAGCAACACAAAGATCTTGGTACCTCTGGCCCATATATCAATTACAGAGAGGTCTTTGCCCGGTTTGAGTTACTGCCGGGAAGCTACATAATCATACCTGCAACCTTCGAGAGCAACATTGAGAGCAATTTCATGGTCCGTGTATTCTCTGGAGCGAAATTCAGTTTATCGCGAATAAAATGA